Proteins encoded in a region of the Photobacterium sp. TY1-4 genome:
- a CDS encoding recombinase family protein codes for MFIRAYLRASTDEQNAERAKDTLNRFATDHNQRIASYYIENVSGAQLERPELQRLLTDTQDNDILLVENIDRLTRLNESDWKSLKQSIEQKGLRIVSLDVPTSWQAIDSARMTNNDPIIKAVLDAINNMLIDLMAAMARKDYLTRRDRQAQGIERAKEEGKYRGRQADPERHRKVHYYRHEKGLSLSEVAEATGYSRSQVCRILAKGTEAG; via the coding sequence ATGTTCATCCGGGCTTACCTGCGGGCCTCCACCGACGAGCAGAATGCCGAGCGGGCCAAAGATACCCTCAACCGCTTTGCCACCGATCACAACCAGCGGATCGCCAGCTACTACATTGAGAATGTAAGCGGCGCCCAGCTCGAGCGCCCGGAGCTGCAACGACTGCTGACCGACACCCAGGACAACGACATCCTACTGGTCGAGAATATCGACCGCCTGACCCGCCTTAACGAGAGCGACTGGAAAAGCCTGAAGCAGAGCATTGAGCAGAAAGGGCTGCGGATTGTCAGCCTGGACGTGCCGACCTCCTGGCAGGCCATCGACAGCGCGCGGATGACCAACAACGATCCGATCATCAAAGCGGTGCTCGATGCCATCAACAACATGCTGATCGACCTGATGGCCGCCATGGCCCGCAAGGACTACCTCACCCGGCGCGATCGCCAGGCCCAAGGGATTGAGCGCGCCAAGGAAGAAGGCAAATACCGCGGCCGGCAGGCCGACCCCGAACGCCACCGCAAAGTGCATTACTACCGCCATGAGAAAGGCCTGAGCCTGAGCGAAGTCGCCGAAGCGACCGGCTACAGCCGATCGCAGGTGTGCCGGATTTTAGCGAAGGGTACGGAAGCGGGGTGA
- a CDS encoding GntP family permease: protein MLPISVIGLIIAVFVLIFLVLRTRVHVLIAMLAAACIAGLIGGLSVDDTMAAISKGFGGTLGGIGIVIGLGVMMGAILETSGAGESIAYHFIKWLGKKREEMALAITGYIVSIPVFVDSALIILYPIAKSLAKTSQRSILTLTVALAGGLVVAHHCIPPTPGPLGVASIFGVDIASMLGLGLLIALPCIYGIVLYARWLENHFPEYMTPPSLAHESEDLKQVHDNYMASKASKTLPSLTKSIMPIVVPILLILVKSLMSLAEKQLGMEGLSASAVGATISFLGHPVIALSISTLLAVYTLTPYLDKATTTHKLEEGISTSGIILLVTGAGGALGSVLRESGAGAEIANQIAALSISPIMIPFIIATLVRVIQGSGTVSMITAASISAPVLAEMEGINMLFAASAATMGSLFAGYFNDSLFHIVNRLMGVTEVRKQLVIWTVPTTIAWAIGGALVMIMNLMFGTHGSWFDPVVPVGVLAGCIYFVKSQSKPMVEKAA from the coding sequence CACCCGAGTCCACGTCCTGATCGCGATGCTGGCGGCTGCCTGTATTGCCGGCCTGATTGGGGGGCTGAGTGTTGATGACACCATGGCCGCGATCAGCAAAGGCTTTGGCGGCACCCTGGGCGGGATCGGGATCGTGATCGGTCTCGGCGTCATGATGGGGGCGATCCTGGAAACCTCCGGCGCCGGTGAATCCATTGCCTACCATTTCATCAAGTGGCTGGGGAAAAAGCGGGAAGAAATGGCGCTGGCCATTACCGGTTATATTGTCAGTATCCCTGTGTTTGTCGACAGCGCACTCATTATTCTGTATCCGATTGCCAAGTCGCTGGCGAAAACCTCACAGCGATCAATCCTGACCCTGACCGTAGCACTGGCCGGTGGTCTGGTGGTGGCGCACCACTGTATTCCGCCAACACCGGGGCCTTTGGGTGTGGCCAGTATTTTCGGCGTCGACATCGCTTCCATGCTGGGTCTGGGCCTGCTGATTGCGCTGCCCTGTATCTACGGCATCGTCCTGTACGCACGCTGGCTGGAAAACCACTTCCCGGAGTACATGACACCGCCGAGCCTGGCGCATGAGTCCGAAGATCTGAAGCAAGTCCATGACAACTACATGGCGTCGAAGGCCTCGAAAACCCTGCCTTCGCTGACCAAATCCATTATGCCGATTGTCGTGCCGATTTTGCTGATCCTGGTGAAGTCGCTGATGTCACTGGCTGAAAAGCAACTGGGCATGGAAGGGCTGTCGGCCAGTGCTGTGGGGGCGACCATCAGCTTCCTGGGTCACCCGGTGATTGCCCTGTCGATCAGTACGCTGCTGGCGGTCTACACGCTGACACCGTACCTGGATAAAGCCACCACAACCCACAAACTGGAAGAAGGGATCTCCACTTCAGGGATCATTCTGCTGGTCACCGGTGCCGGTGGTGCACTGGGCAGTGTCCTGCGCGAATCGGGCGCTGGTGCTGAGATTGCCAACCAGATTGCGGCGCTGTCGATTTCACCGATCATGATCCCGTTTATTATCGCCACTCTGGTGCGCGTCATTCAGGGCAGCGGGACGGTCTCGATGATCACCGCAGCCTCGATTTCTGCCCCGGTACTGGCGGAAATGGAAGGGATCAACATGCTGTTCGCGGCATCAGCCGCCACCATGGGCAGCCTGTTTGCCGGTTACTTCAACGACAGCCTGTTTCACATCGTCAACCGCCTGATGGGTGTCACCGAGGTCCGTAAGCAACTGGTGATCTGGACGGTCCCGACGACGATTGCCTGGGCGATTGGTGGCGCACTGGTGATGATCATGAACCTGATGTTCGGGACACACGGCAGCTGGTTTGATCCGGTGGTCCCGGTGGGGGTCCTGGCAGGTTGCATTTATTTTGTAAAGTCGCAAAGTAAGCCGATGGTGGAGAAAGCTGCATAA